GCCATAAGACAACGTCAGTGTCAGCATCTAGCTCCATTGCTCTTCCATAATAGAGTCATATAAGCCTTGAAGTTTATAGAAGATGTTATCAAGGGTTTTAGCCCATGTAATCTTGTTGATAACCGACTACAGCCGACGGTGAAGGCCAATTTAGACATGGTggcagatactagagaacTGTAGGCCCATCCTCCGACGAAGCAGCCTTTTCCATTCAAGGTATCTCTGGTCGTTGCGAGAGAGTCATCTTCGTAATGCTGTAGCgtgtccttcttcaactggCACTTCGGACTGGCTAGCGGTGATGCTTCTGAAGCTGCCCATAGGGAGTTTATCTTTaacctcttttcttttaaGACTAGTATATGAGTTGTGACAGGTGGCTCAATGAATCATTATGTCCAGTCTTTGCATAAAACGCCTAGAAACAAAGTATATGTTGCCTTTGAGGTACACTAGCAGCAAGGGTCGTTGAGCAAGACGGATGGAATTTTTGATAATCAGTTGCAGACGAAATCTGTGCCAAAGACCCCAAGATATAAAGCTCCGGGAGGACACAGTGAAGAGAAATAACACGGTCCTTGTTAAATATGAACATGGCAAGAGTGATTTGTCCTTTTTCCCATTGTTTtgagctgagctgaaagCAACTCAATCTAGGCTTGTCATAAGCCCCATTAGACGACTTTAGATGCCCTTACAAGCATATCAGGGCATTTTCAAAGTCATGAATGACTCAATGCGCATGAAAGAGATATCATGAAAGTAGGGAAATTACCAGAGGAGAGGTACTAGTAGTATATATCTCCAAATCATTCAAGGCCCGAATAGATATGCCATCAATCCCGGTAGAACAAGAGCCATGTCACTAGCACCCTCACCGAGATATCACGGCACAATGAACTAAAGTACCTACCTCATGTTTAATTCGACGGTCACTTGACCATGACTAGAGATCCGTTCAAGACACAAGCAACGTCAGATATTAAATCCAGACCCTTGCGAGATCTTTTCCTCTCACGTGTCCAAGAGAAATATCCAAAGCCCACCCCATTTCAAAGAATCTACATACTGATTCGACTCCCCCCCGCCTCCAGCCAACCAGCTCCATCGACCCCATCGACCCGACTCCACCTCAGCCTTGCGGCTTAACGGCTTATCTAACCCTCCCCGCCACACGCCCAGCCACACGATGCCTCTCCAGTACTAAGCAAAGAGAGCCTATCACGGACCAGACGCCTTTGGGCACGCAACCAAAAGCTCCCTCCCGCCGGCCGCATCTCCATCCCGTCAGCTTTGCACAGACGCAAACGCACattggcagcctcagcctcgttTCCGACTTTTGCTTTCCCAAGGCTCGATTTGCACCCCCCGCTTACAATCCCCCTTCGCCCATTGGCcaatttctttccttctttcgcTTTTCTGTTTAGCCTAAGACAGTTTGTATGCTGCCGTCTTGCTCCGTCTGGCGCGCTGGAGTGGTGTTGGGACTGTGAAGTGGAAAGCTGCGTCTGTTTCGCCATCGCCCTGGTGAACGAGGTAAGCCATTGTGGTGTCATCTTTGCCTATTACttgtttccttcttccattttcttcttattcatGCTACTGTTTTTATTGGCTCATGGATTGGTTTGCTAATGTCTATTTTAATAATCACAGTTGCCCAaagcgagaagagagaacaacccccatttcttctccaagtTTCAACACCATCCACCGGCAGCCTCCCGTATCTTGCCTCCATCTACAACGCCAAACAAAAGTCATCCACCTCGAGGGCAACTATACTCCTTCGAAAGGCTCTACAGCCTCACCTCTTCCGAATAATACTTTCTCTCATCACTTTTTGCTCTACATTGCGCCATCTtaacttcttcctcctcgactGAACCGCCACACACCATTTCAGCCATCATGTCCCAGCGACCATCTACACCCGTCAAGGTGCCGCCCTCGGCAGCAAATTACACCCCCGCAACGCTAGACCCAGACTTGCGATCGCAAATCAACACAATCCTGCTAAAAGACGGCCACGTTACCAAGTCAGTGCCGTCACTAccacccttcttctcttcttcctcctcctcctcctcctcctcctcatccccTCGCTAACATGCCCAACCGTGTAGAATCCAAGAAGCCCTCCTCCACgccctcaactccaactcctccaACTGGCCCACCGCCATCCAGAACCACGCCCTGACCCTCCTCCGCTCCGGCGAAGTCACCACTTTCCCCgccctcctccgccgcgtCCTCGACGACGTCCGCGAGGGCCAGCCatccacatcatcatcatccacatcAAGCGCAAACGGCAAGTCATCTGCGACAACAAACGGCAACGGCGACACCAAGAAGACAAACGGCGCCTCCGAAAAGCTGCCTCTCGCCATCCCCACCTCCGTAATAGAAGAGGCCCTCCGCATCACGAGGGAAAGCCTCGACGCCGTCGTCGAGATCGAGGAGAAGGGCAGCGGCTAGCAGCCTTCTTTAcccctttctcctccttcttgcattttccctccccctcttccccctcctcctcctcaacctccatcctcgacaaagAAGCGtgtctcaacaccatcgacCGCAAAGACACCTCGCCAAGGCATATTTAAAACAGGGCGCGCACGTTCGGAATAGTTTTTTTGTtcacttcttttttttttcctttaaccaaggcttttttgcttttatttCCTGCTTGATTATACTGTGATATAGATAAAGGGGATGGGAGATGGGTTTGGGGGGAACATagttgcttttctttcttccttcgtcctcttcctttttttccgCACAAGTTGGAGGAGCATGGTACGTTATATACGAAATGAGCTATCAAGGCGCGTATGAGGAAATATGATACCGGCCATGCAACTATATAAGTTTGTTCAGAGCCATACTAGCTTTTACGAAATAATCCAGCCTCCCTGGTAAAACAATCCAGATGCTTCACACTCACATGAGTTCATTTCTTAACACCTGAGAAGCTCCCATCTCTAGCGGGATGCTACTTACATACATACAAATAGTTAGCAAACCTCGTCGATTTTCACAAAAGATTCAAACACCAAGGCACTGCGTCTCTTATTGTTTACCAAATCAATTGCATTCGTCTATCAAGCTAACGTAACCCTAATCTTGTGGTCCTAGATCCCAGTAGTCACCCATCCTCAACTGAATTTCGTGTCCTGGGAATGTCTTGATGGCTGAGTCTGTAACGCCACACCCTGAGCAAACCTCCCCTCGCTCTTCTGCAACTCTAATCATTCTACCGCCCTCTTGGGTCGAAATAGTGTGCCACCCGATGCCGTGAATTAGACTCCTACCCGACCAACTTCGGGCTGATGGATGCAGATGTAGGAGGaagctctttttttatatttcttttttcctttcaaaTACAAGGGATCCAGGGTGCTGTTTCTTTATTGCCCATGGCCACCATACTTTAGTCGTAGAGATCGTCATCGTTACCGGCATCGCCAAAGGCGTTGCCAGCGTCGCCGCCAGCACCACCCTCAGCTCCGTCAGGGAACTTGAAGTAGGCACCAGGTCCAGCGTTCTTCATCTGCTGGGCAAAGGCCTCATATCTGCGGATCTCGACATCGCTGACGGATCGGCGAGCCATCTGCATGGCCTCCTCGAAGTGGGCCTTGGTCAGCTCAGGAACAGGGtcctcagcctcatcatcGACATCCATATTGTCGCCAGCGGCCTCACGAGCCTTTGTGCGCTCAATGTCTGCTGtgatggcctccttgatggcaaTCTTGACGGCGCGCTGGGTGATGAATCCCAGATCGGCACCAGAGAAGCCGTGAGACTTGGCAGCGATGTAGCCGAGGTCAACGTCGGCAGCGACAGGAGTCTTGCGCAGCTGAGCCTTGAGGATACCAAGACGGCCAGGCTCATCAGGAAGAGGTACATAGATGAGCGAGTCCAGACGACCAGGACGGCAGAGAGCAGGGTCGAGCTGCTCGGGTCTGTTGGTAGCACCAATGACGAAAACGTTCTTCTTGGAAGTCATACCGTCCATTTCTATGACATTAGTTAGCACGAATTTTCACATATTATTTCTCTAGGGCGCCAGTGGCGGAATACTTACCAGTCAGAAGCTGGTTGACAACTCGGTCAGAGGCACCGCCAGCATCACCCACAGACCCACCACGAGCCTTGGCAATGGAATCCAACTCatcgaggaagacgacgcaAGGAGCAGCCGCTCGGGCCTTGTCGAAGATGTCTCTGATGTTGCTCTCAGATTCACCGAACCACATGCTGAGCAGCTCAGGTCCCTTGACGGAGATGAAGTTGGCAGCGCACTCGTTGGCGACAGCCTTGGCCAACATTGTCTTACCGGTACCAGGAGGTCCGTAGAAGAGGACACCTCGAGATGGGGAGAGACCAAACTTGAGGAACTTTTCGGGGTGGTCGACGGGGTACTGGACGCTCTCTCGGAGGTCCTGCTTGACTTCCTCCAGACCACCGATATCCTCCCAGCGGACGTTGGGGACTTCCACGACCGCGACCTCGCGAAGAGCAGAGGGGTTGGACACGCCCAGGGCGAATCGGAAGTTCTCCATGGTGACACCAAGGGAGTCCAAGACTTCGGCATCAATGGTATCCTCGTCAAGGTCAATGAGGTCCATCTTCTCACGAATCTGCTGCATGGCAGCCTCGGAGCAGAGGGCAGCAACATCAGAACCGACGTAACCGTGGGTCTCGGCAGCAATCTGCTCCAGGTCGACGTCATCGGCCAACTTCATGTTCTTGGTGTGGATCTGGAGAATCTCCAGACGGCCAGTTGGGTCGGGGATACCAATGTCCACCTCACGGTCGAAACGGCCGAATCGTCGCAGAGCCGGGTCAATGGAGTTGGGTCGGTTGGTGGCGGCCATGACGACAACGTTGGAGCGAGCCTTCATGCCGTCCATGAGGGTAAGGAGCTGAGACACAACACGGCGCTCAACTTCACCGTTGGTCTTGTCTCGCTTGGGGGCGATGGAATCGATTtcatcgatgaagatgatggcgggtgagttcttctcagcctcctcaaAGGCCTTTCGCAGGTTCGACTCGGATTCACCAGCCATTTTGGACATGATCTCAGGACCattgatgaggaagaagaaagcgcCGGTTTCATTGGCAACGGCACGGGCCATGAGAGTCTTACCGGTACCAGGAGGACCGTAGAGCAGGACACCTCGAGGCGGCTTGATACCAATGGACTTGAAGAGCTGAGGATGGCGGAGAGGAAGCTCAACCATTTCTCGGATCTGGGCCATTTGCTTGCGGCATCCACCGATGTCGTCATAGCCAACCTCGTTCAGGttgttctcctcctcgtctcGCTGGATAGGCTCGCCCTCACAGTGAATGACGGTATCCTGAGCAACGATACCATATTCCGGAGGATCCACCTCGACAACCTTGAACTCGACTTGCCTCATGCCACCACGGACGATGAACAGGTCACCCTGCTTTACTGGTCGGTAGGCTTCGCGGAAGTATGGGGCAAGGAAAACATCGAAAAGGGAGCCAGTGAGGCCCTCGACAGTGTCGGC
The sequence above is drawn from the Trichoderma breve strain T069 chromosome 5, whole genome shotgun sequence genome and encodes:
- a CDS encoding ATPase family associated with various cellular activities (AAA) domain-containing protein, whose amino-acid sequence is MASQPEEHKKKVNLTDPSGAEIKHEDDTATAILKKKKKPNQLMVTDAVNDDNSIIALSEATMDALQLFRGDTVLVRGKKRKETVLIVLADEELDEGSARINRVVRHNLRVKHGDMITISPCPDIKYAKRIAVLPIADTVEGLTGSLFDVFLAPYFREAYRPVKQGDLFIVRGGMRQVEFKVVEVDPPEYGIVAQDTVIHCEGEPIQRDEEENNLNEVGYDDIGGCRKQMAQIREMVELPLRHPQLFKSIGIKPPRGVLLYGPPGTGKTLMARAVANETGAFFFLINGPEIMSKMAGESESNLRKAFEEAEKNSPAIIFIDEIDSIAPKRDKTNGEVERRVVSQLLTLMDGMKARSNVVVMAATNRPNSIDPALRRFGRFDREVDIGIPDPTGRLEILQIHTKNMKLADDVDLEQIAAETHGYVGSDVAALCSEAAMQQIREKMDLIDLDEDTIDAEVLDSLGVTMENFRFALGVSNPSALREVAVVEVPNVRWEDIGGLEEVKQDLRESVQYPVDHPEKFLKFGLSPSRGVLFYGPPGTGKTMLAKAVANECAANFISVKGPELLSMWFGESESNIRDIFDKARAAAPCVVFLDELDSIAKARGGSVGDAGGASDRVVNQLLTEMDGMTSKKNVFVIGATNRPEQLDPALCRPGRLDSLIYVPLPDEPGRLGILKAQLRKTPVAADVDLGYIAAKSHGFSGADLGFITQRAVKIAIKEAITADIERTKAREAAGDNMDVDDEAEDPVPELTKAHFEEAMQMARRSVSDVEIRRYEAFAQQMKNAGPGAYFKFPDGAEGGAGGDAGNAFGDAGNDDDLYD